The DNA window GCTGGCCGGCGCGGGCGACCCGCTGCGCCGCTACCGGTTCGGCGGGGTGAACAGTCCGATCCTGGGCCGGCTGGTGCACCGGCTCGCCGCCGAGCGCGCCGACGCGCAGATCTCCACGTACGCGTCCTGGTCGGTGGACGAGTTGGCGCAGATGGTGGCCGGCGGCCGGCTCGACTTCGCGCTCACCGGCGTGTGCGGCGACGCCGCGCCGTCGCCGGTGTTCGGGTTGAGCTGGCGGGAGGTGGCCGTCGACCCGGTCTTCGTGCTGCTGCCGCAGACCCATCCGCTGGCCGGGCGGGACGAGGTCGACCTGGTCGACCTGCGCCGGGAGCAGTGGGTGGCGGCGCCCGGCGACGGCTGCTTCGGCGACTGCTTCGCCGCCGCCTGCGCGCGCGCCGGCTTCACCCCCCGCAAGGTGTACGAGGCGGACGTGCGCGCCGCCCTGGACCTGGTCGACGCGGGCACCGCGGTGGCGCTGTGCCAGGCCACCTTCCGCCCGGTGGCCGGGCTGGTCACCCGCCGGCTGGCCGGCGCGCCGCTGCGTTGGCGGCTGCTGTTCGGCTGGCACCCGGAGGCGCCCGCCGCGGCGGTGGCGGAGCCGGTGCTGGAGACGGCGGTGGCGGCCTACACCGACGCGCTGGCCAACCACCCCGACTATCTGGCCTGGCTGCTGGCCCACCCGGACTTCGGCGTGCAGCCGCACCGCGTGGGCGGGGTGCGAACCGCCTGAACGCGGGTATCTCGCCGGCATGACTGATCTGTATCCGGCCGCCGACGAGCGGGAGCTGCTGCGTCAGGCGGCCACCGCGCACACCGCTGCCGCCGCCGACGTCGAGGCGTTCCTGCGCCGCCTGCCCGAGGTGCCGGACCCGGCGGACGTCACCGAGTATGCCAACCTGCTCAGCCGGGAGGAGCGGGCCCGCGCGGACCGGCAGGCCGCGGCCGACGCCGCCGGCCTGCGACTGCCCAGCATGGAGTCCGAATAGGCCGGGGCGCCCGGCACGGGCGAACCCACCACCGTCGGCGACCCGGGCGTGTCGCGTCCGGACGGAGAGTCCGGTCGCGAGCGGCATACCGCAGAGGCATAACTATGACTGCGAGGTATACCGCTCTCGACCGCATCCACTTTTTGCCGTCGTCACCCGCCGTGACGAGAGCCGGCGGCTGCCGACGCCGGGCCGGTGCGACGACGCCGCCCCTCCGCCCGGGCGGGTGTCCGCCCGGGCGGCGCAACCCCGGCTCAGCGTTCCACAAGCACGTCGTGACCGAGGTCGAGCAGTGCGTGCCGCCACTCGTCGTCGGCGTTGCCCCGGCCGGGCTTCTCGGCGGTCAGCTCCCGGATCCGGGTGATCGCCTCCCGCATCACCTCGACGTCCTCCGGGGTGAGGTCGACCTTGCGCTTGCGCAGCACGGCGAGGATCTGCCGGCCGGGCTCGGGGAGGTCCAGGTCGGGGTCGGGGCCGAACGCCTCCTCACCCGACCCACGGGTCAGCAGCCACTGCCGTAGCTGCTCGGAGGGTACGTTCACCTCGGCGTGGAAGTCGTCCCAGATCAGTTCGACCTCGGGGTCGAGTCGCGCGTCGCGTGCCATCACGCCTCCTCTCCCGGCGGCGGCCCGGACTCCTCCGGGTCGACCTCGCCGTGCGGTGCCTGCTGGGTCAGACCTTCCGGCGGCACCCGGACCCGGGACGGGTTGGCCGTCGGCGCCGCCTCGATCGGTTCACCGGCCGCGGTGTCCTCCCGGGTTTCCTCGGGTTCGGTCATGTCCGCCCTCCGATCCGTGCGCGACGGGCCGGGCCGGCCCGCCGAGGGTGGGCCGGCCCGCTCACCGGGGATGGGACGTGGTGGCGGCCGTGTATCCGCGCTCACCGGCGGACACGTCGAAGACGAGCTGGTCGTCGCGGGCGTCCACGCTGACCTTCTGCCCCGGTGAGATCTCGTTCTCCAGCAGCATCCGGGACAGCCGGTTGTCGACCTCGCGCTGGATCACCCGGCGCAACGGGCGGGCGCCGAACTCCGGCTGGTAGCCGTGCTCGGCGAGCCAGTCGACGCCGGCGGTGCTGATCTCCACCTGGATGTCCTGGGTGTGCAGCCGGCGGCGGGTCTCCTCCAGCAGCAGGCCGGTGATCTCGCGCAGCTGCTCGGCCTCCAGACGCTGGAAGATGATGATCTCGTCGACCCGGTTGAGGAACTCGGGGCGGAAGTTCTCCTGCAACCGGCGCATCAGCCGTTCCCGCAGCTCGGCGGACTCCTGCTGGCCCGGGTCGCCGGTGGCGAAGCCGACCGTGCGCTGGGCACCGGTGATCAGCTCCGAGCCGAGGTTGCTCGTCATGATCAGGACGGTGTTCTTGAAGTTCACGGTCCGGCCCTGGCTGTCGGTGAGCCGGCCGTCGTCGAGCACCTGGAGCAGGATGTTGAACACATCAGGGTGCGCCTTCTCGATCTCGTCCAGCAGCACCACCGCGTACGGGCGGCGGCGGACCGCCTCGGTGAGCTGGCCGGCCTCCTCGTAGCCGACGTAGCCGGGCGGGGCGCCGACCAACCGGCTGACCGTGTGCCGCTCCTGGAACTCGCTCATGTCCACCCGGACCATCCGGTCCGCCTCGCCGAACAGCGCCTCGGCCAGCGCCCGGGCCAGTTCGGTCTTGCCGACGCCGGTGGGGCCGAGGAACAGGAAGCTGCCCATCGGCCGGTTCGGGTCGGCCAACCCGGTACGCGAGCGGCGCACCGCCTCGGACACCGCGCCGACCGCGTCGTCCTGCCCGATCACCTTCTCGTGCAGGTGGCCCTCCAGGCGCAGCAGGCGGTCGCGTTCCTCCTCGGTGAGCTGGGTGACCGGGATACCGGTGGCCCGCGACACCACCTCGGCGATCTCCTTCGGCCCGACCTCGGGCACGTGGTTGGGTCCCTCGTCACCGCGGGCGCGGCGGATCTGGTCCTCCAGCTCGGCGAGCCTGTCGCGCAGCGCGGAGGCCCGCTCGTACTGCTCGTCGGAGACCGCCTGTTCCTTGTCCCGGCGCACCTCGTCGAGCTGCTGCTCCAGTTCGCGCACGTCGGAGGCGGGGGTGCGGGTGCGCAGCCGCACCCGGGCGCCGGCCTGGTCGATCAGGTCGATCGCCTTGTCCGGCAGGAACCGGTCGGTCACGTACCGGTCGGACAGCTCGCCGGCGGCGACGAGCGCCTCGTCGGTGAACCGGACCTGGTGGTGCGCCTCGTAGCGGTCGCGCAGGCCGCGCAGGATGGCGACGGTGTCCTCGACGGTCGGCTCGGGCACCAGCACCGGCTGGAACCGGCGGGCCAGCGCGGCGTCCTTCTCGATGCTGCGCCGGTACTCGTCGAGCGTGGTCGCGCCGATCACCCGCAGCTCACCACGGGCGAGCGCGGGCTTGAGCATGTTGGACGCGTCCATCCCGCCCTCGCTGCCGGCGCCACCGGCCCCGACCAGGGTGTGGATCTCGTCCAGGAAGATGATCAGCTCGTCGCGGTGGGCGCGGATCTCGTCGATCACCTTCTTCAGGCGTTCCTCGAAGTCGCCCCGGTAGCGGGTGCCGGCGACCAGCCCGGACAGGTCGAGCTGGACGACCCGCTTGCCGATCAGCGTCTGCGGCACGTCGCCGTCGCAGATCCGCTCGGCCAACCCCTCCACGATGGCGGTCTTGCCGACGCCGGCCTCACCGATCAGCACCGGGTTGTTCTTGGTCCGTCGGGACAGGATCTCCACCGCCTGCTCGATCTCGTCGGCCCGGCCGATCACCGGGTCGATCTGGTCCATCCGGGCCAGTTCGGTGAGGTCCTGCCCGTACTGGTCGAGGGTGGGCGTGCCCCGGTCCGGGCGCGGCCCGTTGTTCGCCGCGCCGCGCTCGGCGCTGGCCGCCTGCAACGACTCCGGTTGGATCCGCCCGGCGGCGAGCATCCGCCCGGCCGGCGACTCGGGGTTCAGCGGCAACGCCATCAGGATGTGCTCGGGTCCGATGTAGTTGGCACCCATGGCCCGGGAGAGCTGGTGCGCGTCCAGCAGCGCCCGCTTCGCCGCCGGGGTGAGCGACAGGTTCGGCGGCACCTCGCCACCGGGTGCGCCTTCGGCGCGCCCACCGAGCGCGTTGACCAGCGCGTCCGGGTCGGCGCCGGCACGGCGGACCAGGTCGCGCAGCGGCTCGCGCTGCAGCGCCGCCCAGAGCAGGTGGTCGGTGTCCAGGTCGTTGCTGTGCTTCTGGGCGGCCCGTCGGGCCGCGTCGGCGAGCATCTCCCGGGCGTCGGCGGTCATCAGGCGGGTGATGTCGACCCGGTGGGCCGGCCGGCGTCCTCCCTCGCCCCGGCCGAAGTAGCGGGCCAGGAACTCGTCCCACGGGTCGTTGCCGAAGTCACCGGGTCCCATCATCTTCGTCCTCCGCAGTCGGTCGGCACGACCGGGACGCGACACGGCGCGGCGCGGTCGGCGGTGGCTACCCGGCGGGGTGCGCGACAAACGCGACACCGGTGGCAGGCTGGGGGCATGGAGAGCAGAGCGCTGCTGGTGGTCGACGGCGCGAACGTGGTGGGGTCACGGCCGGACGGCTGGTGGCGGGACCGGGCCGGCGCCGCGGTCCGGCTGCGCGACGCGCTGGCCGCGCTGGCCGGCGCCGGCGTGCCACCGGAGCTGCCACCGCCGGTGCAGGTGGTGCTGGTGGTGGAGGGGGCGGCCCGGCAGGTGGCGCCGGTGCCCGACGTCGACGTGGTGTCCGCGGCCGGGTCCGGCGACGACACGGTGGTCGAGCTGGTCGCCGCCGCGCCGGACCGGCGGCGGGTGGTGGTCACCGCCGACCGGGAGCTGCGGGCCCGGGTGACGGCGCTGGGCGCGGAGGTACGCGGGCCTCGCTGGTTGGGCCGCTGACCGGCGTCCCGTCGGCGGGACCGGCTCGCTCGCCGGTGGGATCGCCGCACCCGCCCGGTCGGGTCTTCGCGCACGTCAGCGGCGTAACCGGACACTCGGGCAGGAACGACGCGAGGGTGGATGTTCGCCCACCCGTCGGGATGGGATGTAATGGAGATCTCCCCTGCCCCCCGGAGGTCCCCGTGGCGAGCGTCGCCGAGCTGAAGGCCGCCATCGATGTCGCTCTCCAGCAGATCGGCGACGGCCAGACAGCGGTGCAGGCGGCCGGCGAGAAGCTGGCCGAGGCGCAGCAGACGCTCGCCGGCGCGCTGGAGGGCAGCGGCCACGAGACGGTCGAGGCCGCGCAGGCCTCGCTGACCCAGGCCAGCCAGGAGCTGGAGGAGTGCCTCGCCGCGACACTGGTGGCGGTGGAGCAGGCACAGCTCTACGTCGCGACGCTCTGAGGGGCCGGCCGTGTCCATCGTCGAGGACATCGGCGCGCAGGTCCGCGCCGCCGCCGAGGAGCTGCCGCTGGCGCAGCTCGCCGCCGCGCTGGAGAAGCTCGGCCAGGCCGAGGAACGACTGCGCTGGGTGCGCCAGGAGTCGGCCGATCCGATGGGCGTGCCGGAGCTGACCTCGGCGACCGAGCACGCCGAGACCGCCGGCTACGCGCTGCGGGTGGCGCAGGAGCAGCTCACCGCGTACCTGGCCGCGATCGGGCTGGCCGCCGACGGCGCGCCCACCGCCCCACCGGGCGAGCGCCGGCCGCGGCACGACGCGCCGCGTGGCGCCGAGCCGCCCGCGCCGGGCCCGGCCGCCGAGCCGGACGAGCCGCCCGCGGTGCGGCGCTGGTGGGCGGTCCGGGTAGCGGAGCTGACCGGCGGGCGGGAGGGCGCGCCGGACCAGCCGGACGAGCGGGTCACGGACTCCCGCGAGCTGCTGCGCCGGGTGGTGGTCGGGATCCGCTCCGGCGACCGGGACCGGCTGCACGCCGAGCTGCGCCGGGCCCACGCCGACGTCGGGCTGGGGATGGCCGCGATCGCCCCGCCGATGCTGCGCGACCTGGCCGGTGAGCTGCTCGGCCATCCACCCCGCGCGGACGACCTGACCCGACTGCGCCGCGAGCTGGACGGACGGGTCCGCGACCTGCTGCCCGGGTTGCCGGCGCCGGTGCTGGACACGCTGCTCACCCGGGTCTGCCGGATGCCCCCGCCGCGCCGCGACGACGGGCCGGAGCAGCCGCACGCCGCCGACCCGGCGGTCACCGCCGGGGTGCTCGCCGGCGTGCTGCTCGACCGGCTCGGCCGGGACCTGCCGAAGGACACCGAGGAACGGGAGCCGTCGCGTGGCTGACGTCCGCGCCCAACTGGTCACGCGTGTGCGGGGGATGCTCTCCGAGGCGCTGGGGGCCACCCGTACCCGACTGGCCGCCGCCGACGCCGAGCTGGTCGCCGGCCGGGAGCGGCTGGACCGCACCCGCCGCGCCGCCGCGGCGGTGCCGGCCCGGGTCGGCGCGGCGCGCGACCGGCGGCTCGCCGAGATCGACGCCCGACACACCGCCCGCCTCGCCGAGCTGGCGCGGCGGGCCGCGGACGCGGCGCGGCGGGAGGCGCCGGGCGCGGCGTCCGAGCCCTGGGACCGCTGGCAGGCGACGCCCGCCGGTCGGGCCGAGCCACCGGGCGCGGTCCGGATC is part of the Micromonospora sp. WMMD980 genome and encodes:
- a CDS encoding ATP-dependent Clp protease ATP-binding subunit — translated: MMGPGDFGNDPWDEFLARYFGRGEGGRRPAHRVDITRLMTADAREMLADAARRAAQKHSNDLDTDHLLWAALQREPLRDLVRRAGADPDALVNALGGRAEGAPGGEVPPNLSLTPAAKRALLDAHQLSRAMGANYIGPEHILMALPLNPESPAGRMLAAGRIQPESLQAASAERGAANNGPRPDRGTPTLDQYGQDLTELARMDQIDPVIGRADEIEQAVEILSRRTKNNPVLIGEAGVGKTAIVEGLAERICDGDVPQTLIGKRVVQLDLSGLVAGTRYRGDFEERLKKVIDEIRAHRDELIIFLDEIHTLVGAGGAGSEGGMDASNMLKPALARGELRVIGATTLDEYRRSIEKDAALARRFQPVLVPEPTVEDTVAILRGLRDRYEAHHQVRFTDEALVAAGELSDRYVTDRFLPDKAIDLIDQAGARVRLRTRTPASDVRELEQQLDEVRRDKEQAVSDEQYERASALRDRLAELEDQIRRARGDEGPNHVPEVGPKEIAEVVSRATGIPVTQLTEEERDRLLRLEGHLHEKVIGQDDAVGAVSEAVRRSRTGLADPNRPMGSFLFLGPTGVGKTELARALAEALFGEADRMVRVDMSEFQERHTVSRLVGAPPGYVGYEEAGQLTEAVRRRPYAVVLLDEIEKAHPDVFNILLQVLDDGRLTDSQGRTVNFKNTVLIMTSNLGSELITGAQRTVGFATGDPGQQESAELRERLMRRLQENFRPEFLNRVDEIIIFQRLEAEQLREITGLLLEETRRRLHTQDIQVEISTAGVDWLAEHGYQPEFGARPLRRVIQREVDNRLSRMLLENEISPGQKVSVDARDDQLVFDVSAGERGYTAATTSHPR
- a CDS encoding LysR family transcriptional regulator, with the translated sequence MNLELRHLRVVCAIAETGSVTKAASLLGLAQPALTAQLQRIERVLGGPLFERDRRGARPTALGELVLDRARVLLPAMKGLQDEAARLAGAGDPLRRYRFGGVNSPILGRLVHRLAAERADAQISTYASWSVDELAQMVAGGRLDFALTGVCGDAAPSPVFGLSWREVAVDPVFVLLPQTHPLAGRDEVDLVDLRREQWVAAPGDGCFGDCFAAACARAGFTPRKVYEADVRAALDLVDAGTAVALCQATFRPVAGLVTRRLAGAPLRWRLLFGWHPEAPAAAVAEPVLETAVAAYTDALANHPDYLAWLLAHPDFGVQPHRVGGVRTA
- a CDS encoding DUF3140 domain-containing protein, coding for MARDARLDPEVELIWDDFHAEVNVPSEQLRQWLLTRGSGEEAFGPDPDLDLPEPGRQILAVLRKRKVDLTPEDVEVMREAITRIRELTAEKPGRGNADDEWRHALLDLGHDVLVER